Proteins from a genomic interval of Clostridium sp. M62/1:
- a CDS encoding spore cortex-lytic protein, translating into MRSSSLKVYSPVEYTGYKEKRSGHPSEPGSRTGNRKTTRKPKPILYRLRRFCKRLNWKGIGGLAVTTVVIVFAVRGVVGMFSEHTQTKTAPITTSSPAAEESQPYVFYYKDGQAVSWEDVTDAWAEEAGIQKRYALTDAERLEIAQVLTAEAGGEPFAGKIAVAQCILQTCEDEGIRPDEVLRVYAYSKRRPEPTQEALEAVQDVFDFGIVATTEPIKYFYAPALTDSEWHESQIYVMTINGHRFFKEATE; encoded by the coding sequence ATGCGAAGCAGCTCGCTGAAAGTATACAGCCCGGTGGAATACACCGGGTACAAAGAAAAAAGAAGCGGCCACCCGTCGGAACCGGGAAGCCGCACAGGCAATCGAAAAACCACGCGAAAGCCTAAGCCTATTTTATACCGGCTGCGCCGTTTTTGCAAGCGCCTGAACTGGAAAGGGATCGGCGGGCTGGCAGTCACCACAGTGGTGATCGTGTTCGCAGTGCGCGGCGTCGTGGGTATGTTCTCAGAACACACCCAGACAAAAACAGCCCCGATCACAACCAGCAGCCCGGCGGCCGAGGAATCTCAGCCCTACGTTTTTTACTACAAGGACGGGCAAGCCGTAAGCTGGGAGGACGTCACAGACGCATGGGCCGAAGAGGCAGGGATCCAGAAGCGCTACGCTCTCACTGACGCCGAGCGACTGGAGATCGCTCAGGTGCTCACGGCCGAAGCTGGAGGCGAACCCTTCGCCGGAAAGATCGCAGTAGCTCAGTGTATTCTCCAGACCTGCGAGGACGAAGGGATCCGACCGGACGAAGTGCTGCGCGTGTACGCATATAGCAAGCGCCGCCCGGAACCGACTCAGGAAGCCCTCGAAGCCGTGCAGGACGTGTTCGACTTCGGGATCGTGGCAACGACCGAGCCGATCAAATACTTTTACGCTCCCGCTCTCACGGACAGCGAGTGGCACGAGTCCCAGATCTATGTAATGACCATTAACGGACACCGATTTTTTAAGGAGGCAACCGAATGA